A segment of the Streptomyces pactum genome:
GCCGCTCAGCATGTCCGGCGCGGACCCGGGGCCACCAATCCCGACTTCTCATAACGCGCCGTTATGGCGGGGGCCGGGACCGGCGGAGCCTGTCAGCGGAGCAGGAGCTGTACGAGGGCGACGGTGCCCACCGTCACGACCAGGATCCGCAGGACGAGCGGGCTGAAGCGGCGGCCCACCTTGGCGCCGAGGTAACCGCCGAGGGCCGAGCCGACCGCGATGAGCGCGACCGCCGTCCAGTCGAAGTCCGCGGCGAAGAGGAAGAAGAGCGCGGCGACGGTGTTGACGACGGCGGACAGGACGTTCTTGACGGCGTTGAGGCGTTGCAGGGACTCGTCGAGGAGCATGCCCATCAGGGACAGGTAGATGATCCCCTGCGCGGCCGCGAAGTAGCCGCCGTAGACGCTGGCGAGCGTCAGGCCGGCGAACAGCAGCGGACCGCCGTCACGGCGGGGGGAGGCGCCGGTGCGTTCGCGGCGGCGCTGCACCGTTCGGCCGAGCCGGGGCTGGAGCGCCACCAGCACCAGGGCCAGACCCACCAGGGCCGGCACGATCGTCTCGAACGCGTCGGCCGGCAGGGACAGCAGCAGCGTGGCGCCCGTGAGGCCGCCGATCAGCGCCCCGACGCCCAGCTTGAGGATGCGGCGACGCTGGCCGCTCAGCTCCTTGCGGTAGCCGATGGCGCCGCTGACGGATCCGGGGATGAGGCCGAGCGCGTTGGAGACCGTGGCGGTGACGGGGGACAGTCCCGTGGCCAGCAGTACGGGAAAGGTGATGAGGGTCCCGGAGCCGACGACGCTGTTGATCGCCCCGGCCCCGACGCCCGCCGCGAACACCGCGGCCATGGCCTCCGGCGTCACGCCGTGCCGTCCCGCGCCGCCCCCGCCCCCGGGCCCGGCCGGAAGGTGTCTTGTGCATCTTTCACGGGGCCGACTGTACCCACCGCCGGAGTCGAGGCAGGTGCCGGTCCCAACCGGTCCTGTCTGGACGCTTCTTGACGTAAATTCACCTGATCACGCGGTGATACGATCACCGCGTTTGCGGAGCGGGCGGGTGGGTGAAAGACGGCATACCCGGCTTCAGGGACAGCCCGTACGGCAACCTCGGTGCGGGCAGTCCACCGGGCCGCCCGCCTGGACGGGAATCCAGCAAGCCGGCCTTCAGTCGCCTGAAGAGAGTCTTATGACGGAATACATGGGGAACCCATTGCTCTGGGTCCTTCTCGTCGCCCTCGTAGCCGCCGCCGCGCTCATCGGCCGCCAGCGCAGGGCGGCGCGAAGTCTGCGGCAGCAGGTCCAGGGTCTCAGGGATCACTACACAGAGCTGGAGAACAATTACGGCAAGTCCGTGCAGGCGGCCCAGGAGCGGGCCGAGGACGAGACGAAGACCGTCCTGAAATCGGCCATGCGGACCCTGCAGGGCCTCGCCGCCGAGCAGCAACTGGTGCTCTCCCGGCTGCAGACCAAGTACGGTGACTCGGCGCTCCTGCAGGACCTGCTGGAGATCGACCACACCAACTCGCAGTTCGGCCGGCGCGCCCAGTCCATCGCGGTCCTGTGCGACGGCTGGCTGGGCGGCCGGCGCGACACCGCCTCGGTGTACGACGTGGTGCGCAGCGCCCAGGGCCGGATCCGGCACTTCCGCCGGGTGGAGATCCTCTCCCAGGTCGACTTCGGCATCACCAGCCGGGCCGTCGAACCCGTCGCCCTGGCCCTCGCGGAGCTGCTCGACAACGCGACCAGCTACTCCAGCCCGGACACCGTCGTCGAGATCAACATCCGGACGGTGCCCAAGGGTATCTGCGTCGTCGTCGACGACGCCGGTGTCGGCATGAGCGACGAGGAACGCGCCCGCGCCGACAAGCTGCTCGCCACCGAGCGGGCCTCGGGCGTGGCGGGTCTCGGCAACCCACCGCAGTTTGGCTTCGCGGTCATCGGTCTGCTGTGCGAGCGTTTCGGCTTCGAGGCGTCGGTGGACTCCTCCTCCCCCTACGGAGGTGTACGCGCGGTGGTCCTGTTGCCGCATGAACTGCTCACCGCCATGCCGGAGAGGAAGGCTCCCGCCCCCGCCGCCCGCGGCACGGCCCGGCCGGGCCCGGACGGCGGACCGGAGGCCTCGCTCACCTCCGCCGAGACCGGTGACGGTCTGCCCCGGCGGCGTCGCAAGCGCCCGATGGCCATCGTGCCCGGCAGTTCCTCCGCCCCGCGCCAAGCGGGCCGCTCCGACTCCGAGCAGGCACAGGTCATGGGTGCCTTCCAACGGGGCACGCAGACCGGCCGCGTCACCCGGCCCGAGGAAACGGACCGGACGAGCAGAACACCTGGTGCAAGCAGAGAAGGACATGAGGACTCGTGAACGACGATCTGTCATGGATGCTCGACAGCGCCCTGGAGATTCCCGGGGCCCTGCACGCGGTCCTGATATCCGCCGACGGCCTGCTGATGGCCCGGACGCAGGACTTCGACAAGGACGACGCGGACCGGGTCGCCGCCGCGATGAGCGGTGTGCAGTCGCTCAGCCGGACCCTCGCCTTCTTCTGTGAGGACCCGCACCAGGCGTGGCGGCAGACGCTGGTCGAGTTCGACGGGGGCTGGGTGTTCCTGATCTCCGCCGGTGAGGGCGCCTACCTCGGCGTCTCCGCCTCCCCGGAGGTCGACATGGCGGACATCACCTTCCGGATGCAGCAACTCGTCGCCCAGCTCGGCAAGCGGCTGACGACACCGCCGCGCGAGAACCTCGGCACCCGCTCATGACCGGCCACGACAACTGGGAGCCCGAGGCGGCCGAATTAGTACGGCCGTACGTCATCACCAAGGGGCGCGGCCTGCCCGACGAGGACGACCTCTCCCTCATCACCCTGGTCACCGCCTCCGCCGACGACGCGCGGCGGCCGACCCGGCTGTCCCCCGAGGAGCAGAGCCTGCTGGACCTCTGCTCCGCCGGCTACCTCTCGGTCGCCGAGATCGCCGGACACACGCATTTCCCGCTGGGCGTGGTGCGGATCCTGCTGGCATCCCTCATGGAAGGCGGCTACGTCACGACCCGCCCGCCGGTGGCCCGCGCGCGCCTGGCCGACAAGGAGATCCTGGAGGAGGTGCTCAATGGCCTCCGCGCCAAGTTTGGGTGAGCAGGACTACGTACGCGGCGGAGCGACCCAGACCGCGGTGAAGATCCTCGTCGTCGGGCACTTCGCGGTGGGCAAGACCACTCTCATCGGGTCCATCTCCGAGATCGAGCCGCTCTCCACCGAGGAGACGATGACGCAGGCCGCCGAGTCGGTCGACGACCTCAAGGGGGTCCAGGGCAAGACCACCACCACGGTCGCCATGGACTTCGGCCGCCTCACCATCAGCGACCGCGTCGTGCTCTACCTGTTCGGCACGCCCGGTCAGCAGCGCTTCGTGCAGATGTGGGAGGACATGGCCCGCGGCGCGCTCGGCGCCCTGGTGCTGGTCGACCCCGAGCGGCTGGCCGACTCCTTCCCCGTGATCGACCTCATCGAGCACTACGGGCTCGACTACGCCATCGCCGTCAACCACTTCGACGGGGCACCGCTGCGCGACGAGCGGGCGCTGCGCGAGGCGCTCGACCTGCTCGACGACACCCCCGTCGTCACCTGCGACGCCCGCGACGAGAAGTCCTCGGCCGCCGCACTGACCACTCTCGTCCGCTACTTGCTGGACCGCACCCGCTAGGAGCTGGGAGCAGACATGAACGCCCACGACACCGCCCCGGTGCCGCCGCCGGGGTGCCCGGCCCACGGCTCCGGGGCCCGCGTGCCGCTGCACGGGCCGGAGTTCGCCGCCGACCCGCAGGCGTACTACGAGTACCTGCGGCACTACGGGGCCGCCGCGCCCGTCGAACTGTCCCCCGGGGTCGAGGCGACGCTGGTCACGGACTACACGGCGGCGCTCCAACTGCTGCAGGACTCCGGTTCCTTCCGCAAGGACGCGCGTCGCTGGCGGGCCTTCAACGAGGGCAAGGTGGGTCCGGACAGCCCGGTCGCGCCGCTGCTCGCCTACCGGCCCAACTGCATGTTCGCCGACGGCGCCGACCACCTGCGCCTGCGCCAGGCGGTCACCGACAGCATGGCGCGGGTCGACACCCGCCGGCTGAGCCGGAGCACCGAGCAGATCTCCGGCTACCTCATCTCCCAGTTCGGCGGCCGCGGCTCGGCCGACCTGCTCGGCGACTACGCCCGGCAGTTGCCGCTGTTCGTGTTCAACGAACTCTTCGGCTGTCCCGCCGACATCGGCGACCGGGTGCTGTTCGGCATCTCCGGCATGTTCGACGGCGTCAACGCCGACAAGGCCACCGCGGTGCTGTTCCAGGCGGTGGAGGAGCTGGTCGCGCTCAAGCGGAGCAAGCCCGGTGAGGACGTCACCTCCTGGCTGATGCGGCACGAGGCCCGGCTGACCGACGAGGAGATGGTCCACCAGCTCGCCCTGCTGCTCGGGGCGGGCGCCGAGCCGCTGCGCAACCTCATCGGCAACACCCTGCACCGGCTCCTCACCCACGAGCGGTACGCCCGCGAGGGCGGCCTGATCGACGAGGCCCTCGACGACACGCTGTGGGAGAACCCTCCCATGGCGAACTACGCGCCGCACTACCCGGCCGCGGACACGGAACTCGCCGGACAGCGACTGCACGCGGGCGACCTGGTCCTGGTCAGCTTCGCCGCGGCCAACACCGGCCCGGCCCTGAAGGCCTCGCGCCAGGCCGGCAGCAACCGCGCGCACCTGGCCTGGAGCGCGGGACCGCACGCCTGCCCGTCCAAGGAACCGGCCCGGCACATCACGGTCACCGCCATCGAGCACCTCTTCAACGAACTGCCCGACGTCGAACTCGCCGTACCCGAGGACAGCCTGACGTGGCGTCCGGGTCCCTTCAACCGGGCCCTGGCCACGCTCCCGGCCCGCTTCACCC
Coding sequences within it:
- a CDS encoding sulfite exporter TauE/SafE family protein gives rise to the protein MAAVFAAGVGAGAINSVVGSGTLITFPVLLATGLSPVTATVSNALGLIPGSVSGAIGYRKELSGQRRRILKLGVGALIGGLTGATLLLSLPADAFETIVPALVGLALVLVALQPRLGRTVQRRRERTGASPRRDGGPLLFAGLTLASVYGGYFAAAQGIIYLSLMGMLLDESLQRLNAVKNVLSAVVNTVAALFFLFAADFDWTAVALIAVGSALGGYLGAKVGRRFSPLVLRILVVTVGTVALVQLLLR
- a CDS encoding ATP-binding protein; its protein translation is MTEYMGNPLLWVLLVALVAAAALIGRQRRAARSLRQQVQGLRDHYTELENNYGKSVQAAQERAEDETKTVLKSAMRTLQGLAAEQQLVLSRLQTKYGDSALLQDLLEIDHTNSQFGRRAQSIAVLCDGWLGGRRDTASVYDVVRSAQGRIRHFRRVEILSQVDFGITSRAVEPVALALAELLDNATSYSSPDTVVEINIRTVPKGICVVVDDAGVGMSDEERARADKLLATERASGVAGLGNPPQFGFAVIGLLCERFGFEASVDSSSPYGGVRAVVLLPHELLTAMPERKAPAPAARGTARPGPDGGPEASLTSAETGDGLPRRRRKRPMAIVPGSSSAPRQAGRSDSEQAQVMGAFQRGTQTGRVTRPEETDRTSRTPGASREGHEDS
- a CDS encoding roadblock/LC7 domain-containing protein; translated protein: MNDDLSWMLDSALEIPGALHAVLISADGLLMARTQDFDKDDADRVAAAMSGVQSLSRTLAFFCEDPHQAWRQTLVEFDGGWVFLISAGEGAYLGVSASPEVDMADITFRMQQLVAQLGKRLTTPPRENLGTRS
- a CDS encoding DUF742 domain-containing protein, whose product is MTGHDNWEPEAAELVRPYVITKGRGLPDEDDLSLITLVTASADDARRPTRLSPEEQSLLDLCSAGYLSVAEIAGHTHFPLGVVRILLASLMEGGYVTTRPPVARARLADKEILEEVLNGLRAKFG
- a CDS encoding GTP-binding protein; this translates as MASAPSLGEQDYVRGGATQTAVKILVVGHFAVGKTTLIGSISEIEPLSTEETMTQAAESVDDLKGVQGKTTTTVAMDFGRLTISDRVVLYLFGTPGQQRFVQMWEDMARGALGALVLVDPERLADSFPVIDLIEHYGLDYAIAVNHFDGAPLRDERALREALDLLDDTPVVTCDARDEKSSAAALTTLVRYLLDRTR
- a CDS encoding cytochrome P450 is translated as MNAHDTAPVPPPGCPAHGSGARVPLHGPEFAADPQAYYEYLRHYGAAAPVELSPGVEATLVTDYTAALQLLQDSGSFRKDARRWRAFNEGKVGPDSPVAPLLAYRPNCMFADGADHLRLRQAVTDSMARVDTRRLSRSTEQISGYLISQFGGRGSADLLGDYARQLPLFVFNELFGCPADIGDRVLFGISGMFDGVNADKATAVLFQAVEELVALKRSKPGEDVTSWLMRHEARLTDEEMVHQLALLLGAGAEPLRNLIGNTLHRLLTHERYAREGGLIDEALDDTLWENPPMANYAPHYPAADTELAGQRLHAGDLVLVSFAAANTGPALKASRQAGSNRAHLAWSAGPHACPSKEPARHITVTAIEHLFNELPDVELAVPEDSLTWRPGPFNRALATLPARFTPVRSGRRGDPQPGTGTAEREQPAGPARPGERSGMWSQFLNWLTR